One genomic segment of Amycolatopsis sp. WQ 127309 includes these proteins:
- a CDS encoding ATP-binding protein: MSLDATPTESGVLDDVDEIDETVETTVQADLKELARVRGWARALLPDLTAELLTDIVMVLDELVSNALRHAKPPIRVRLRRNRGKLRIEIDDGSPAAAAPTSPSSKGGRGMRIIEKTSVAWGQLRRPGGKTVWAELALSAHR, encoded by the coding sequence ATGAGCCTCGACGCAACACCCACCGAGTCCGGTGTCCTCGACGACGTGGACGAAATCGACGAGACCGTCGAAACCACCGTCCAGGCCGACCTCAAGGAGCTGGCGAGGGTCCGCGGCTGGGCTCGCGCCCTGCTGCCCGACCTGACCGCCGAGCTGCTGACCGACATCGTGATGGTGCTCGACGAGCTCGTCTCCAACGCGCTCCGCCACGCCAAGCCGCCGATCCGGGTGCGCCTGCGCCGCAACCGCGGGAAGCTCCGGATCGAGATCGACGACGGCTCCCCGGCCGCCGCCGCCCCGACGTCGCCGTCCTCGAAGGGTGGCCGCGGGATGCGGATCATCGAGAAGACGAGCGTCGCCTGGGGCCAGCTGCGCCGTCCCGGCGGGAAGACCGTCTGGGCCGAACTCGCCCTGTCGGCGCACCGGTGA
- a CDS encoding FAD-dependent monooxygenase — MTSHADAPPEVETTEVVIAGGGPVGLTLAHELGARGIGCVLLEPRPAPSLASPRCKQLNPRSMELFRRLGIAGAVRDNAPLPFGWSDSAVFCTSLTGHRLERFDGVFALSDVQRTELAEPALWCAQNHVEEALRDTITRRETVSARWGWTLTGLEQDATGVTATATDDTGRERVVRGRYLVGADGARSAVRRACGIPLAGRSHEIRNIQVIFDAPGLSARHELGRAVQYWVVNPEVNGLMGTLDTDGRWWAIIINAPEDADAAWCERAVHRMIGTPEPVTVTATDPWTARLLVADRYRDGRCFVAGDAAHQNPPWGGFGANTGIGDAADLGWKLAAALRGWAGPGLLDSYGTERRPIAQRAIAEAERNMRVLTGELAVPGLDDDGPDGLAVRAKTAELIRQAKTAEMYTLGFVLGTAYPGSPLVVPDDGPAPASTGTEYRPSGAPGNRLPHLWLDRSRSLQDEFGPGFTLLEVAAPAAPEWDTAAAAAGVPLKRYRLNRPDLHGLYGARYVLVRPDGYVAWRGQTSPDDLGAVLDRVRGCAV; from the coding sequence ATGACGAGTCACGCGGATGCGCCCCCCGAGGTGGAGACCACGGAGGTCGTCATCGCCGGCGGCGGCCCGGTCGGCCTGACCCTCGCCCACGAACTCGGCGCACGGGGCATCGGCTGCGTCCTGCTCGAACCGCGGCCGGCGCCGAGCCTGGCGTCCCCGCGGTGCAAGCAGCTGAACCCCCGGTCGATGGAGCTCTTCCGGCGCCTGGGCATCGCCGGCGCCGTCCGGGACAACGCTCCCCTGCCGTTCGGCTGGTCCGACTCGGCCGTCTTCTGCACCTCGCTCACCGGGCACCGGCTGGAACGCTTCGACGGCGTCTTCGCCCTCAGCGACGTCCAGCGGACGGAGCTGGCCGAACCCGCGCTCTGGTGCGCGCAGAACCACGTCGAAGAGGCCTTGCGCGACACCATCACCCGGCGGGAGACGGTCAGCGCGCGCTGGGGCTGGACCCTGACGGGTCTCGAGCAGGACGCCACCGGCGTCACCGCCACCGCGACGGACGACACGGGACGCGAGCGCGTGGTGCGGGGCCGCTACCTCGTCGGCGCCGACGGGGCCCGCAGCGCCGTCCGGCGGGCGTGCGGCATCCCGCTGGCCGGGCGGAGCCACGAGATCCGCAACATCCAGGTCATCTTCGACGCGCCCGGGCTGTCCGCCCGCCACGAGCTGGGCCGCGCCGTCCAGTACTGGGTGGTCAACCCCGAGGTCAACGGCCTGATGGGCACCCTCGACACCGACGGCCGGTGGTGGGCCATCATCATCAACGCGCCGGAAGACGCCGACGCCGCGTGGTGCGAACGGGCCGTGCACCGGATGATCGGGACGCCGGAGCCCGTCACTGTGACCGCGACCGATCCCTGGACGGCCCGGCTGCTGGTGGCCGACCGCTACCGGGACGGCCGCTGTTTCGTGGCCGGGGACGCCGCGCACCAGAACCCGCCGTGGGGCGGGTTCGGCGCCAACACCGGCATCGGGGACGCCGCCGACCTCGGCTGGAAGCTCGCGGCCGCGCTGCGCGGCTGGGCCGGCCCCGGGCTGCTCGACTCCTACGGGACCGAACGCCGTCCGATCGCGCAGCGGGCCATCGCCGAGGCCGAACGCAACATGCGGGTGCTGACCGGCGAACTCGCCGTGCCAGGCCTCGACGACGACGGACCGGACGGCCTGGCCGTGCGCGCCAAGACGGCGGAGCTGATCCGGCAGGCCAAGACGGCCGAGATGTACACCCTCGGTTTTGTGCTCGGCACCGCGTACCCCGGGTCGCCGCTCGTCGTCCCCGACGACGGGCCCGCCCCGGCTTCCACCGGCACCGAGTACCGGCCCTCCGGCGCCCCGGGCAACCGGCTGCCGCACCTCTGGCTCGACCGGAGCCGGTCGCTGCAGGACGAGTTCGGGCCCGGGTTCACGCTGCTGGAGGTCGCCGCGCCGGCCGCGCCCGAATGGGACACCGCCGCGGCGGCGGCCGGCGTCCCCCTGAAGCGCTACCGGCTCAACCGGCCGGACCTGCACGGTCTTTACGGCGCCCGGTACGTCCTGGTCCGGCCCGACGGGTACGTCGCCTGGCGCGGCCAGACCTCACCCGATGATCTCGGGGCGGTGCTGGACCGCGTCCGGGGATGTGCGGTGTGA
- a CDS encoding phosphatase PAP2 family protein, whose amino-acid sequence MPARRWLIVAAACLVVLILVYVLAVLTVTGQELENAALRGADQAAARDQTAADQSLSRITLYSLGVAVVLVAVIGLLRRRPALAVAAAGVIVAGQVVTQGLKRFVLPRPSLVPLTGHYADNSMPSGHTTIAMTVLFAALLVVPHRWRGVTMVLLLSWAVGIGAYTVTAKWHRLSDTLAADAIALGLACLASWWLARRGVVRRYEGRRRIPRVLVVVVTALAGLVFLALGGFLIGAALSQDGLDATLRDNTWVVYLAASSLASAGSVAAALVFLGTWRRLEIP is encoded by the coding sequence TTGCCCGCTCGCCGCTGGCTGATCGTCGCCGCCGCCTGCCTCGTCGTGCTGATCCTGGTCTACGTCCTCGCGGTGCTGACCGTCACCGGTCAGGAGCTGGAGAACGCGGCCCTGCGCGGAGCCGACCAGGCCGCCGCGCGCGACCAGACCGCGGCCGATCAGAGCCTGTCGCGGATCACCCTCTACTCCCTGGGCGTCGCCGTCGTGCTGGTGGCCGTCATCGGCCTGCTGCGCCGGCGGCCGGCTCTCGCGGTCGCGGCGGCCGGGGTGATCGTCGCCGGTCAGGTCGTCACGCAGGGGCTCAAGCGGTTCGTGCTGCCGCGGCCGTCGCTCGTGCCGCTCACCGGGCACTACGCGGACAACAGCATGCCCAGCGGGCACACCACGATCGCCATGACGGTGCTGTTCGCCGCGCTGCTCGTCGTGCCCCACCGCTGGCGTGGCGTGACGATGGTCCTGCTGCTGTCCTGGGCGGTCGGAATCGGCGCCTACACGGTGACGGCGAAGTGGCACCGCCTCTCCGATACCCTCGCCGCGGACGCGATCGCCCTCGGGCTCGCCTGCCTGGCGTCGTGGTGGCTCGCCCGCCGCGGCGTCGTCCGCCGGTACGAGGGCCGGCGCCGGATCCCGCGGGTGCTCGTCGTGGTCGTCACCGCCCTCGCCGGGCTGGTTTTCCTGGCCCTGGGCGGGTTCCTGATCGGCGCGGCACTGAGCCAGGACGGCCTCGACGCGACCCTGCGCGACAACACCTGGGTGGTCTACCTGGCCGCGAGTTCGCTCGCCTCGGCCGGGTCGGTGGCCGCCGCGCTGGTCTTCCTGGGGACCTGGCGCCGTCTCGAGATCCCGTGA
- a CDS encoding thioesterase II family protein: MDNLPNTVVRARPNPDAAKTLVCLGFCGGGSGPYLPWADVLPPDVELVTICYPGRDGRFLDDFAPDWDALAEDATEAVTAAAAPRPYLLFGHSMGGWMAFDVADRLQRRGGPLPETLIVSSANAPSRGLTPRDMFPAQQDTDEQLVMWMRTNGLLPGYVLDDPELSEMALELMRADIRVRDTFGYTEGATVGVPLQVLTGADDDVIVPETAEQWKSLARNGYQHVELPGGHFYTPEIWRTLPTRIPALAPVPAAR; the protein is encoded by the coding sequence ATGGACAACCTCCCCAACACCGTGGTCCGGGCCCGGCCCAACCCGGACGCGGCGAAGACATTGGTGTGCCTCGGTTTCTGCGGCGGCGGCTCCGGGCCGTACCTGCCGTGGGCCGACGTGCTGCCACCCGACGTCGAGCTCGTGACGATCTGCTACCCGGGCCGTGACGGCCGCTTCCTCGACGACTTCGCCCCGGACTGGGACGCGCTCGCCGAGGACGCGACCGAAGCCGTGACGGCGGCCGCGGCGCCCCGGCCGTACCTGCTGTTCGGCCACAGCATGGGCGGCTGGATGGCGTTCGACGTCGCGGACCGCCTGCAGCGCCGGGGCGGCCCGCTGCCGGAGACGCTGATCGTGTCGTCGGCGAACGCGCCGAGCCGCGGCCTGACCCCGCGGGACATGTTCCCCGCGCAGCAGGACACCGATGAGCAGCTGGTGATGTGGATGCGCACCAACGGCCTGCTGCCGGGGTACGTGCTCGACGACCCGGAGCTGAGCGAGATGGCCCTGGAGCTCATGCGGGCCGACATCCGGGTGCGGGACACGTTCGGCTACACCGAAGGCGCGACGGTCGGCGTCCCGCTGCAGGTGCTCACCGGGGCCGACGACGACGTGATCGTGCCGGAGACGGCCGAGCAGTGGAAGTCACTGGCCCGCAACGGGTACCAGCACGTCGAACTCCCCGGTGGGCACTTCTACACCCCGGAGATCTGGCGGACCCTGCCGACGCGGATCCCGGCCCTCGCGCCGGTTCCGGCGGCTCGATGA
- a CDS encoding non-ribosomal peptide synthetase, with amino-acid sequence MAGLLPRFRDAVRRAPERIAVRDTASAVTFAELDRRTAALAGALRAHGVGRGDRVGVGLGRGTDLVVALLAVWRAGAAYVPLDPAYPADRLAFMAGDAAIRALVSTTTPAWVPADAVVVDPAAEGPRTDDTTVSDLDAAYVIYTSGSTGRPKGVPAHHGAVAALVAALEQAGMYAAEPRVVAWNASVSFDASVQQWARVCRGDSVVVLDDDHRTDPARLVAWLDECAVTDLDLTPSHWTALREHLLDRSLRLFIGGEPIPEPMWRELADSPLEALNLYGPTESTVDATATWIAGPGGPHIGVPLAGIRAHVLDDTLRPAAAGELYLSGPRLTAGYLGRPGLTAERFVPDPFGEPGTRLYRTGDEVRWSPGGALEFTGRRDRQVKLRGYRIELGEIEAVLRDAPGVTAAAVVLRDDQLVAYHVGGEQPQVTAAAKLPEHMVPTAYVRLDALPRTANGKLDTAALPAPVAEGGAAPSGPVETLIADVWSEVLGRDGVGADDDFFALGGHSLVALRVVARLKKNFGVPVSTKDVYRHPRLADLAKHVTALGAS; translated from the coding sequence ATGGCCGGCCTGCTCCCCCGCTTCCGCGACGCGGTCCGCCGCGCGCCCGAGCGGATCGCCGTGCGGGACACCGCGTCCGCGGTGACGTTCGCCGAGCTGGACCGCCGGACCGCGGCGCTGGCCGGGGCCCTGCGCGCGCACGGCGTCGGCCGCGGCGACCGGGTCGGCGTCGGCCTCGGCCGGGGCACCGATCTGGTGGTCGCCCTCCTCGCCGTCTGGCGGGCCGGCGCCGCGTACGTCCCCCTCGACCCCGCCTACCCGGCCGACCGGCTGGCCTTCATGGCCGGTGACGCGGCGATCCGCGCCCTGGTCTCGACGACCACTCCGGCCTGGGTCCCGGCGGACGCCGTCGTCGTCGACCCCGCCGCCGAGGGCCCGCGCACGGACGACACCACCGTGTCGGACCTCGACGCCGCCTACGTGATCTACACGTCCGGCTCGACCGGGCGGCCCAAGGGCGTCCCAGCGCACCACGGCGCGGTGGCCGCGCTCGTCGCCGCGCTGGAGCAGGCGGGGATGTACGCGGCCGAGCCCCGGGTCGTCGCGTGGAACGCCAGCGTGTCGTTCGACGCGTCCGTGCAGCAGTGGGCGCGGGTGTGCCGCGGCGACAGCGTCGTCGTACTCGACGACGACCACCGGACCGACCCGGCCCGGCTGGTCGCCTGGCTGGACGAGTGCGCCGTGACCGACCTCGACCTGACGCCGTCGCACTGGACGGCGTTGCGCGAGCACCTGCTCGACCGCTCCCTGCGGCTGTTCATCGGCGGCGAGCCGATCCCGGAACCGATGTGGCGCGAACTGGCCGACAGCCCCTTGGAGGCGCTCAACCTCTACGGCCCCACGGAGTCCACTGTGGACGCCACGGCGACCTGGATCGCCGGGCCGGGCGGGCCGCACATCGGCGTGCCGCTGGCCGGGATCCGGGCCCACGTCCTCGACGACACCCTGCGCCCGGCCGCGGCGGGCGAGCTGTACCTGTCCGGGCCCCGGCTCACCGCCGGGTACCTCGGCCGGCCGGGCCTCACCGCCGAGCGGTTCGTCCCCGACCCCTTCGGCGAGCCCGGCACCCGGCTGTACCGGACCGGTGACGAGGTCCGCTGGTCCCCCGGCGGCGCCCTGGAGTTCACCGGGCGGCGCGACCGCCAGGTGAAGCTGCGCGGGTACCGGATCGAACTGGGTGAGATCGAGGCCGTCCTGCGGGACGCTCCCGGCGTCACCGCCGCGGCCGTGGTCCTGCGCGACGACCAGCTCGTGGCCTACCACGTCGGCGGCGAGCAGCCGCAGGTCACGGCGGCCGCGAAGCTGCCGGAGCACATGGTCCCGACCGCGTACGTCCGGCTCGACGCGCTGCCCCGCACGGCCAACGGCAAGCTGGACACCGCGGCCCTGCCCGCGCCGGTCGCCGAAGGCGGGGCGGCGCCCAGCGGGCCGGTCGAGACGCTGATCGCGGACGTCTGGTCCGAGGTGCTCGGCCGCGACGGCGTCGGGGCCGACGACGACTTCTTCGCCCTCGGCGGGCATTCGCTGGTGGCGCTGCGCGTGGTGGCGCGGCTGAAGAAGAACTTCGGCGTCCCGGTGTCCACCAAGGACGTCTACCGACACCCGCGGCTGGCCGACCTCGCCAAGCACGTCACGGCGCTCGGCGCGAGCTGA
- a CDS encoding TauD/TfdA family dioxygenase — protein MGSLGVKEFLPLDWVVEPGEPASAEVGGLSGLDDAVAWLAAAAPSLRTALHRHGSLHLRGLPIASVDDFGVVRDTLMPARTPYREKATPRSDFGNGVFSSTDLPAAQRIRMHNENSYTLTFPGLLMFSCLIAPPEGGATPVADVRKVLRALPPELVAKVRAHGWLLNRSYSEHISTDWQTAFAATTREDVERYCAENLIACRWLDDGHLRTSQVRPGVISHPVTGEEVWFNHLAFWNEWSLDEELRETLIDEFGRDDLPFNTAIGDGSPLTRDEMAALDAAYDSATVRKQWEPGDLLLVDNILSTHGRDPFRGDRKIVVAMGEPVDVAGCAPTVPPAANEAL, from the coding sequence ATGGGTTCCCTGGGCGTCAAAGAGTTCCTGCCGCTCGACTGGGTGGTCGAGCCCGGCGAGCCGGCGAGTGCCGAGGTCGGCGGGCTGAGCGGCCTCGACGACGCGGTGGCCTGGCTGGCCGCGGCGGCGCCGTCGCTGCGTACGGCGTTGCACCGGCACGGCTCCCTGCACCTGCGCGGCCTGCCGATCGCGAGCGTCGACGACTTCGGCGTCGTGCGCGACACGCTGATGCCGGCCCGCACGCCGTACCGCGAGAAGGCGACGCCGCGCAGCGACTTCGGCAACGGCGTCTTCTCGTCCACCGACCTGCCCGCCGCGCAGCGGATCCGGATGCACAACGAGAACAGCTACACGCTCACCTTCCCCGGGCTGCTGATGTTCTCCTGCCTGATCGCGCCGCCGGAAGGCGGGGCGACGCCGGTGGCGGACGTCCGGAAGGTGCTGCGCGCGCTGCCGCCGGAGCTCGTGGCGAAGGTCCGCGCGCACGGCTGGCTGCTCAACCGCAGCTACTCCGAGCACATCTCCACCGACTGGCAGACCGCGTTCGCCGCGACCACCCGCGAAGACGTCGAACGCTACTGCGCCGAGAACCTGATCGCGTGCCGCTGGCTCGACGACGGCCACCTGCGCACCAGCCAGGTCCGCCCCGGCGTCATCAGCCACCCGGTCACCGGCGAGGAGGTCTGGTTCAACCACCTGGCCTTCTGGAACGAGTGGTCGCTCGACGAGGAGCTGCGCGAGACGCTGATCGACGAGTTCGGCCGCGACGACCTGCCGTTCAACACCGCGATCGGCGATGGCTCCCCGCTGACGCGCGACGAGATGGCCGCGCTCGACGCCGCCTACGACTCCGCGACCGTGCGCAAGCAGTGGGAGCCGGGCGACCTGCTGCTCGTCGACAACATCCTGTCCACGCACGGGCGCGACCCGTTCCGCGGTGACCGCAAGATCGTCGTCGCGATGGGTGAGCCGGTCGACGTCGCCGGCTGCGCGCCGACCGTGCCCCCGGCCGCGAACGAGGCGCTCTGA
- a CDS encoding cobalamin B12-binding domain-containing protein produces MTSELRPVAVVSSTASDAHTWNLVYLQLLLEELGFAVTNLGACVPDELVVRECRRLDPDLVVLSTVNGHGHTDGLRLAPRLRAVLAGAALVIGGKLGVDGTSGRESVLREAGFDRVFGDGDIGAFRRYLADLPVRVTS; encoded by the coding sequence GTGACTTCGGAACTCCGCCCGGTCGCCGTGGTCAGCAGCACGGCGTCCGACGCGCACACCTGGAACCTCGTGTACCTGCAGCTGCTGCTCGAAGAGCTCGGCTTCGCGGTGACGAACCTCGGCGCGTGCGTCCCGGACGAGCTGGTGGTGCGCGAGTGCCGCCGGCTGGACCCGGACCTGGTGGTGCTCAGCACCGTCAACGGCCACGGCCACACCGACGGCCTCCGGCTGGCCCCGCGGCTGCGGGCCGTGCTGGCCGGCGCGGCGCTGGTCATCGGCGGCAAGCTCGGCGTCGACGGCACCAGCGGCCGCGAGTCCGTGCTGCGGGAGGCGGGCTTCGACCGCGTCTTCGGCGACGGCGACATCGGTGCCTTCCGCCGCTACCTGGCCGACCTGCCGGTGCGGGTGACGTCGTGA
- a CDS encoding methylaspartate mutase, with protein MSVPFGAFVAREHAAGRLVVQPRMGFPAPSAMRAGLLATRDAAATTVGTLTLDSYTRVGDLVAAARALADGAPLNGFPLVTYGPEATRAMLAGVLGPDFPVQVRHGSARPQDIVATLVAAGLDATEGGPVSYCLPYSRTPLRTAMRHWVAACAQLTAAGDTAHLETFGGCMLGQLCPPGMLVAISVLEAIFFAQQGIRSVSLSYAQQTDPAQDEEAVRALRLLAARYLPGVEWHVVLYAYMGVYPRTPAGAARLLTSAARLAVRSGAARLIVKTAAEAHRIPTVGENVDALELAARVAAATPLSKEVGDTGIHAEAATLVEAVLDLDDDLAGALPAAFARGLLDIPYCLHPDNAGRARSYLDPAGRLQWADTGGLPIGPAPGGTRSRRTGSAELLAALSHVERKFDTPPAVRAGARPGGAI; from the coding sequence GTGAGCGTGCCGTTCGGGGCGTTCGTCGCCCGGGAACACGCGGCCGGCCGCCTGGTCGTCCAGCCGCGGATGGGCTTCCCGGCGCCGTCGGCCATGCGCGCCGGGCTGCTGGCCACCCGCGACGCCGCGGCCACCACGGTCGGCACCCTGACGCTCGACAGCTACACCCGCGTCGGCGACCTCGTCGCGGCGGCCCGCGCGCTGGCCGACGGCGCGCCGCTCAACGGCTTCCCGCTCGTCACTTACGGCCCCGAGGCGACCCGCGCGATGCTGGCCGGCGTGCTCGGCCCGGACTTCCCGGTCCAGGTGCGGCACGGCTCGGCCCGGCCGCAGGACATCGTCGCGACGCTGGTCGCGGCCGGTCTCGACGCGACCGAGGGCGGCCCGGTCTCGTACTGCCTGCCCTACAGCCGCACCCCGCTGCGGACGGCGATGCGGCACTGGGTGGCGGCCTGCGCGCAGTTGACGGCGGCGGGCGACACCGCCCACCTGGAGACGTTCGGCGGCTGCATGCTCGGCCAGCTCTGCCCGCCGGGCATGCTGGTCGCGATCAGCGTGCTGGAGGCGATCTTCTTTGCCCAGCAGGGCATCCGCAGCGTCTCGCTGAGCTACGCGCAGCAGACCGACCCGGCGCAGGACGAGGAAGCGGTGCGGGCGTTGCGCCTGCTGGCCGCGCGGTACCTGCCCGGCGTCGAGTGGCACGTCGTGCTCTACGCCTACATGGGCGTCTACCCGCGGACGCCGGCCGGCGCCGCCCGGCTGCTGACGTCCGCCGCGCGGCTCGCGGTGCGTTCCGGCGCGGCCCGGCTGATCGTGAAGACGGCCGCCGAGGCGCACCGGATCCCGACCGTCGGGGAGAACGTCGACGCGCTCGAACTCGCCGCCCGCGTCGCCGCCGCGACCCCTTTGTCGAAGGAAGTCGGGGACACCGGGATCCACGCCGAAGCCGCGACGCTGGTCGAGGCCGTGCTGGACCTCGACGACGACCTCGCGGGCGCGCTGCCGGCGGCGTTCGCCCGCGGCCTGCTCGACATCCCGTACTGCCTGCACCCGGACAACGCCGGCCGGGCGCGCAGCTACCTCGACCCAGCCGGCCGGCTGCAGTGGGCGGACACCGGCGGCCTGCCGATCGGCCCGGCACCCGGTGGCACGCGGTCGCGGCGGACCGGCTCGGCCGAGCTGCTGGCCGCGCTTTCACACGTGGAGCGGAAGTTCGACACGCCCCCGGCCGTCCGGGCCGGGGCCCGACCCGGAGGAGCGATATGA
- a CDS encoding asparagine synthetase A — translation MTDTYDGELPPALPVHLASPVTQSALRVQHQVLIAVREFLGGEGFTELLPPVIGPVTDPGVRGSKQLDVDYYGHRYKLMTSGILYKQASLLGFSKIFYIAPNVRAEPVETCSTRRHLAEFHQIDVELAGATRAQAQGVAERLVTHVVKHVLATVPGELTGLGRDLANLADVLAGAFGRMTHADAVTRLHNLGHPQSPDAEIDWEGEELLSRKASQPFFVDDYPKGSRGFYDREATTEPGILRNFDLLAPGGFGELASGSERESDYARIVTRMRETGENPAKYGWYLDMVREGIPASAGFGLGLERLVRFLTGLDAVWRVNAYPKVPGLVAP, via the coding sequence ATGACCGACACCTACGACGGCGAGCTGCCACCCGCGCTGCCCGTGCACCTCGCCTCGCCCGTCACGCAGAGCGCGTTGCGCGTGCAGCACCAGGTGCTGATCGCCGTGCGCGAGTTCCTCGGCGGGGAGGGGTTCACCGAGCTGCTGCCGCCGGTGATCGGCCCGGTCACCGACCCCGGCGTCCGCGGCTCGAAGCAGCTGGACGTCGACTACTACGGCCACCGCTACAAGCTCATGACCAGCGGAATCCTGTACAAGCAGGCGTCGCTGCTCGGCTTCTCGAAGATCTTCTACATCGCGCCGAACGTCCGGGCCGAACCGGTCGAGACGTGCTCGACGCGACGGCACCTCGCGGAGTTCCACCAGATCGACGTCGAGCTGGCGGGCGCGACCCGGGCGCAGGCCCAGGGCGTCGCGGAACGGCTGGTGACGCACGTCGTGAAGCACGTGCTCGCGACCGTCCCCGGCGAGCTGACCGGGCTGGGCCGCGACCTCGCGAACCTGGCCGACGTCCTCGCCGGCGCGTTCGGCCGGATGACGCACGCCGACGCCGTCACCCGGCTGCACAACCTCGGCCACCCGCAGAGCCCGGACGCCGAGATCGACTGGGAGGGCGAGGAACTGTTGTCCCGCAAGGCGTCCCAGCCGTTCTTCGTCGACGACTACCCCAAGGGCTCCCGTGGCTTCTACGACCGCGAAGCCACCACCGAGCCGGGCATCCTGCGCAACTTCGACCTCCTCGCGCCCGGCGGCTTCGGCGAGCTGGCCAGCGGCAGCGAACGCGAGTCGGACTACGCCCGGATCGTCACGCGGATGCGGGAGACGGGCGAGAACCCGGCGAAGTACGGCTGGTACCTCGACATGGTGCGCGAAGGCATCCCGGCGAGCGCGGGCTTCGGCCTGGGCCTGGAGCGGCTCGTCCGGTTCCTCACCGGCCTCGACGCGGTGTGGCGGGTCAACGCCTACCCGAAGGTCCCGGGCCTGGTGGCGCCGTGA
- a CDS encoding glutamate synthase-related protein: protein MKAVGFPEAVVRDRAARGAAAVFPAESAYGGEAFGGVSPDGDALDRARLVPPVFVPLRLEKLIELGREPLFSDVDLTTAIGGFASSLPVFLSAFGSTQLGGGDLAVAASRQAGRLGVPMVVGENVVPVKGYANALLMRVRAYTGEVPDGLGGVVVQQSTEDADAEVWNLVYSDPASAELLATGRLGFELKVGQGAKPGLGGMTLLDAATAARVDGQYALTDLFADRVLRSGSPGTFTGEILRQQIRLMRNNFPRARVWVKLPPGRDIAEATRVAWAAGADAVTVDGAEGGTGWAPTAFLDHVGLPLAECLRRIGPPSGCLLAGGRMWEGTRVVKALAHGVRAAALGRAALLAVDEDRTEGLIRLVAALALEARLLISALGKYRPDALTADDLWPAAGASGAAAAAGELPLDLPVRAVPTA, encoded by the coding sequence GTGAAAGCCGTCGGGTTTCCCGAAGCGGTGGTCCGGGACCGGGCCGCACGAGGCGCCGCGGCGGTGTTCCCGGCGGAATCCGCGTACGGCGGCGAGGCGTTCGGCGGGGTCTCTCCCGACGGCGACGCGCTGGACCGGGCGCGGCTGGTACCGCCGGTGTTCGTGCCGCTGCGGCTGGAGAAGCTGATCGAGCTGGGCCGCGAGCCGCTGTTCTCCGACGTCGACCTGACCACGGCGATCGGCGGCTTCGCGTCGTCGCTGCCGGTGTTCCTGTCGGCGTTCGGCTCGACGCAGCTCGGCGGCGGCGACCTGGCGGTGGCGGCGTCGCGGCAGGCCGGCCGGCTGGGTGTCCCGATGGTCGTCGGCGAGAACGTCGTGCCGGTCAAGGGGTACGCGAACGCGCTGCTCATGCGCGTCCGGGCGTACACCGGCGAGGTGCCCGACGGGCTGGGCGGCGTCGTGGTGCAGCAGAGCACCGAGGACGCCGACGCCGAGGTCTGGAACCTCGTGTACAGCGACCCGGCGTCCGCGGAGCTGCTGGCCACCGGCCGGCTGGGCTTCGAGCTGAAGGTGGGCCAGGGTGCGAAGCCGGGCCTGGGCGGGATGACCCTGCTGGACGCGGCCACGGCGGCCCGCGTCGACGGCCAGTACGCGCTCACGGATCTCTTCGCGGACCGCGTGTTGCGGTCCGGCAGCCCCGGCACGTTCACCGGCGAGATCCTGCGTCAGCAGATCCGCTTGATGCGCAACAACTTCCCGCGAGCCCGCGTCTGGGTGAAGCTCCCACCGGGCCGGGACATCGCGGAGGCCACCCGGGTCGCCTGGGCGGCGGGCGCGGACGCGGTCACCGTCGACGGCGCGGAAGGCGGCACGGGCTGGGCGCCCACGGCGTTCCTGGACCACGTGGGCTTGCCGCTGGCGGAGTGCCTCCGCCGGATCGGCCCCCCATCGGGCTGCCTGCTGGCGGGCGGCCGCATGTGGGAGGGAACCCGGGTGGTCAAGGCCCTGGCGCACGGCGTCCGCGCGGCCGCCCTCGGCCGAGCGGCGCTGCTGGCGGTCGACGAAGACCGCACGGAAGGCCTGATACGGCTGGTGGCGGCGCTGGCACTGGAGGCGAGACTGCTGATCAGCGCGCTGGGCAAGTACCGCCCCGACG